The genome window GGAACTGGAGCATCGACGAAAACGCCGGTCCCAAAGCCCAAGGCGACGGCTATATCGATTGGGACGCGTGGCTGGGCAACGCTCCCAAGCGCGATTGGGACGCCGACCGCTTTTTCCGCTTCCGTAAATTCTGGGATTATTCCGGCGGCATTGCCACCGACCTCTTCTATCACGTCATGGCTCCATTGAACATCTGTTGGCCGGAAGCTCAATTCCCCTACAAGGTTATGGGATCGGGCGGCATCTACGTCTTCAAGGATACGCGCGAAGTTCCCGACACTTTCGCCTTCATGGCGGAATACCCTGGCGAACATCAAGTCGTCCTCAGTTCCAGCATGGCCAACAACACACACATCCCCGGCCTCATCCGCGGCCATGAAGGCACCATCGTCATGGTCGAACACGGCCAATTCGAAGGCTCGACTCCCTTTATCACCGTCATGGGCCAACGCCCCTACCAAAAGCAATTCGAAGAGAAATATAAGGAGCGCCTCGTAACCATCAAACGCCTTGACGGCGACGGCAAGGAAGTGGAAGAAAAAGTCGTGCGCATCAATACGGAAGAAGAAGGCGACAAGCCCTGGCGCGATCACATGGATAACTTCCTCGACTGCGTCAAATCCCGCGAAGCGCCGGTTTTAAACGCCCAGACCGCCTTCAAAGCGATGGTAACCATCGCCATGTCGGTCGAATCCTACCGCCAAGGCCGCGTTCTCTACTTCGACGATAAGAAACTGCGCGTAACCACCCGCCCCCCGCAAGCCTAA of Candidatus Omnitrophota bacterium contains these proteins:
- a CDS encoding Gfo/Idh/MocA family oxidoreductase, which translates into the protein MTERIATSRRSFLKAAGVGAAAGLTASQYSAFASEEGANKKINVAVIGVGGRGSDLLRWVKRKDQAKIVAVCDVYVKRRKAAARTAELDPENEKDCTGDYKQILDREDVDAVIIATPDHWHAPIAIAAMEKGKDVYLEKPMTHTVDEARQVWETQVKTNRVLQVGSQTTSSRQWWKAKQAIKDGMIGKLIMSQGSYHRNSDGGEWNWSIDENAGPKAQGDGYIDWDAWLGNAPKRDWDADRFFRFRKFWDYSGGIATDLFYHVMAPLNICWPEAQFPYKVMGSGGIYVFKDTREVPDTFAFMAEYPGEHQVVLSSSMANNTHIPGLIRGHEGTIVMVEHGQFEGSTPFITVMGQRPYQKQFEEKYKERLVTIKRLDGDGKEVEEKVVRINTEEEGDKPWRDHMDNFLDCVKSREAPVLNAQTAFKAMVTIAMSVESYRQGRVLYFDDKKLRVTTRPPQA